TCGAGGATCGTCGTTAAGACGCGCAAGCCCCCTTGGTAGCCCATGAGAGGGAATCGATGATGATGGTGGCGGTCAAAGATCGGAAACATCAGCCGGATCAGCGGCGTATCGGTATCGCGCTCCAGATACTTGCCATAGGAATTGCCGATCAGCAGGTCCACCGGCTCGGTGAAGAGCAGCGAGCGCATCGCCCACAGATCCTTGCCCGCCCAAACCTGGCCATCCTTACCGAAGGGCGAGGATGCAAGCAGTTCCTTCATCTCGGCTTCCCAGGCTGGTGTGCCGTTGGTGGCGAGGCAGTGGATCGGCTCGCCGCCGGTCTCCATCACGAATCGTGCGACGGCGTAGACGAAGTCGGGATCGCCGTAGATCGCGTATTTCTTGCCGTGCAGCCAAGCCTGGCTATCCGCCATAGCGTCGACAAGTCGGCCGCGCTCCTTACCGATTGCCGTTGGGATATCCTTGCCGGAAATCTCCGAGACCTTCATCAGGAATTCGTCAGTCGCGTAGACACCAAGAGGATAATGGAATGAGGCCGTCGCCTGCCCGACCTCGTTGCAATATTCCAGCGTTTTGCGGGTGTTGTAGTGCTGCAGCGACAGCGTCGCTTCGGCATTGAGTGCCGCCCTCACGTCATCGATCATCGTGCCGCCGTCATACATGCGATAGATCCCGTCCGAAGGCGTGTCGAACTGGTCGGAAGCATCCTGAATGAAGGTGTAGGACACGCCCATCAGGTCGAGCAGGCGCTTCAATTCGCGGTTGTTGCCGACGCAGAAGCCGTCGAATCCCGGAATGATGTTTATCGTTCCAGCAGATTCCTTACGCTCCTGGCCCTTCCAGAAGTGCTCCAGGACGCCCTTGACCATGGCGTCATAGCCATCGACATGGCTGCCGACGAACGCTGGCGTGTGAGCGAAAGGAACATCGAAGTCGGCCGGGACTGAACCTTCGTTCTTGGCGTTCTCGATGAAGCCGTGCAGGTCGTCGCCAATCACCTCTGCCATACAGGTGGTCGAGACGGCAATCATCTTCGGGTCGTAGAGGCTATAGGTGTTGGCGAGTCCGTCGACCATGTTCTTCAGACCGCCGAACACCGCCGCGTCCTCGGTCATCGAGGACGAAACCGCTGATGAGGGCTCCTTGAAGTGTCGCGACAGATGCGAACGGTAATAGGCAACGCAGCCCTGGCTGCCATGGACGAAGGACATGGTCCGCTCGAAGCCCGCGGCCGCGAAGACGGCGCCTAGCGGCTGGCAGGCTTTGGCCGGGTTAACGACAAGCGCCTCGCGGGCGAGGTTCTTTTCGCGATACTCCCAGGTCTTGGTGTATTCGCGTTGATCGGTAACAATCTGATCCGGATGCGGACATTCGAAATTCAACTTCTTCTCGGCGAGCATCTTCCTGTATTCCGGCTCGCGGAACAGGGGAGCATGGTCGAGGACTTTTTCGGCCGACTGCGGCATGGGTGGTCACCTCTTTTCATCTGGCGCGCCAGACGGCGGCCACGACATCGAGACGTTTCAGGTTTCCCGCGGATCAAGGGTCACGGGCCTTCATCGGCCCCCCTGCTCCTGGGAGGCCATTTTTTATTCGGCCGCGACCGCTATCGGCGGCAGGGCCTTTTTCTTCCAGGGGGCGTCGTAGAGGTCCCAGACCGGGTTGTTGATGGCCAGATCCATGTCGCGGGCGAAGATGGCGAAGCCGTCATAGCCGTGATACGGGCCGGAATAATCCCAGGAGTGCATCTGACGGAACGGAATGCCCATCTTCTGCACCGGGTACTTCTCCTTGATGCCGGAGCCCACGAGGTCAGGTCGGATCCCCTCGATGAACTTTTCCAGCTCGTAACCGGTCACGTCGTCATAGATCAGCGTGCCGTTCTTCACGTAATGGCCGGTGCGCTGATAGTCGTCGTTGTGAGCGAACTCGTATCCGGTGCCAACTATCACCATGCCGAGGTCCTCGTAGGCCGTGATGACGTGCCGAGGGCGTAGGCCGCCGACATAGAGCATCACCGTCTTGCCTTCGAGGCGTGGCCAATACTTGTCCACGACCTCATCGACCAAGGGGCGATACTTGGCGATGACCGCCTCGGTCTTGTCCTCGATTGTCGGCCCGAAATGCTTGGCTATCTTGCGCAGAGAGGCTTCAATCTGGGAGGGACCAAAGAAATTGTATTCCATCCAGGGGATGCCGTACTTCTCCTCCATGTGCCGGCAGATGTAGTTCATTGACCGGTAGCAGTGGATGAGGTTGAGCTTGGCCTTCGGCGCGCGCTCTACCTCAGCAAGCGTCGCGTCCCCCGACCAGTTGCCGACCACGCGCAAGCCCACCTCCTCCAACAGGATGCGCGTAGCCCACGCATCGCCGCCGATATTGTAGTCGCCAATGACGTTAACGTCGTAACGGTCCGCCTCGAACTCGACTTCCCTCTTGTCGAAGACCCAGTCGCGGATCGAGTCGTTGGCAATGTGGTGACCAAGCGATTGCGAGACGCCGCGGAAGCCTTCGCAGCGCACCGGCACGATCGTCTTTTCGTGCTCCTTGGCCTTCTTGCGCGACACAGCCTCAATGTCGTCACCGATGAGGCCGATCGGGCATTCCGATTGGACGCTGATGCCATTGTTCAGGGGAAAAAGCTCCTCGATCTCGTCGATGATCTTTTCCAGCTTCTTGTCGCCGCCGAAAACGATGTCCTTCTCCTGAAAATCAGAAGTGAACTGCAGGGTCACAAAGCTGTCGATGCCCGTCGTACCGACGTAATAATTCCGGCGCTGCGACCAGGAATATTGACCGCAACCGACTGGCCCATGTGAGATGTGGACCATATCCTTGACCGGACCCCACACCACACCTTTGGAGCCGGCATAGGCGCAGCCGCGGATCGTCATCACGCCCGGAATGGACTTGATGTTCGACTTGACGCTGCATTCGGAGAGGACCTCGCTCTCCTCGTTGGCCTCCTCCCCGTTCGTCGCGACGCTGAGGTGTTTTTTGCGGCGCTTCGCCGCCTTGTCCGGATACTGCGACAGCACTTGCTTGATAAGCTCCTCATGGAGAGCGCCGTCATTCTCGTAGTCGAGGCTCATGGGGCCTGTTCCCTTTCAAGGTTCGGAGACGCCTCGCGGACGAGGCGTGTTCTTGGAAAGGGCGCGCCAACTCAAGGCCGGCGCGCCCCCTGCTGGCGGCGGGGGAGGGCGCCTAGTGGGCAACCGCCAGCTTGCCTTCCTTGGCCTGGAGTTCGGCAAGCATCTGCTCATCGGTCTTCATGATGCCGAAGTCGAGCAGCATGTCTTCCAACTCCTCCATGGTGATTGGGGTCGGGACGGTGCCCTGGCCCGAATTGGCATGGATCTTCTCGGCCAGTGCGCGATATTCCCCGGCCTGCTTGGAGTCCGGCGCATACTGGATCACTGTCATCTTTCTGAGTTCGGCGTGCTGGACGATGTTGTCGCGCGGCACGAAGTGAATGAGCTTGGAATTGAGCTTGGCAGCCAGCGCCTCGGAGAGATCGAGCTCGCGGTCGGTCTGGCGCTCGTTGCAAATAAGCCCGCCGAGGCGCACGCCGCCGGAATGGGCATATTTGAGGATGCCCTTGGCGATGTTGTTGGCGGCATAGAGCGCCATCATCTCGCCGGACATGACGATGTAGATTTCCTGGGCCTTGTTCTCGCGAATCGGCATCGCAAAGCCGCCGCAGACCACGTCGCCGAGCACGTCGTAGGAGACGTAGTCGACATCGTCATAGGCGCCGTTCTCCTCAAGAAAGTTGATAGAGGTGATGACGCCGCGGCCGGCACAGCCGACGCCCGGCTCCGGGCCGCCGGACTCCACGCACTTGATGCCTCTGTAGCCAACCTTGAGCACGTCCTCGAGTTCGAGGTCTTCCACCGAACCCTCCTCGGCCGCGAGATGCAGAACCGTGTCTTGCGCCTTCGAGTTCAGGATCAGGCGCGTGGAGTCGGCTTTGGGGTCGCAGCCCACGATGAGGATCTTCTGCCCGAGATCGACGAGGGCCGCGAGCGTATTTTGGGAGGTCGTGGACTTGCCGATGCCCCCCTTGCCGTAGAATGCGATTTGACGCAAATCTGACATGTTGCCTTCCTTCCTTCGTTCCATCCATCGCAATGGCGGTCGGCAGCTCGCGCCGCCTCGCAATGAAGGTTTCAAAACTCGTGCCAAGTTTGTTGACCGAGCTCTAGGAAAGGTCTTTTGCTTGTTTTTCAGCTATTTAGGCTAGGACACAATGAACGGTTCCGCGCAACAAGCCTGTGTCGCGGTTTCGACAAAGCCGACAGAGCTGTCAGCGCAATGGTGAGACCGCCGCATAGAGCTTGTCGGAAGACGGTAGCTTGGCGGCGTCCCACACCAAGATCTACGAGCTTCGAGATCGAAACTGGCGTGGGCTGACCTGAATTGTCGTTGTGACATCAAACGCGTCGCAAAATACTCTGCCGAAGTTGAGCGGCGGCACACAAGGGAGCTTGCAGCAAGTCA
The sequence above is drawn from the Sinorhizobium chiapasense genome and encodes:
- the nifK gene encoding nitrogenase molybdenum-iron protein subunit beta, with protein sequence MPQSAEKVLDHAPLFREPEYRKMLAEKKLNFECPHPDQIVTDQREYTKTWEYREKNLAREALVVNPAKACQPLGAVFAAAGFERTMSFVHGSQGCVAYYRSHLSRHFKEPSSAVSSSMTEDAAVFGGLKNMVDGLANTYSLYDPKMIAVSTTCMAEVIGDDLHGFIENAKNEGSVPADFDVPFAHTPAFVGSHVDGYDAMVKGVLEHFWKGQERKESAGTINIIPGFDGFCVGNNRELKRLLDLMGVSYTFIQDASDQFDTPSDGIYRMYDGGTMIDDVRAALNAEATLSLQHYNTRKTLEYCNEVGQATASFHYPLGVYATDEFLMKVSEISGKDIPTAIGKERGRLVDAMADSQAWLHGKKYAIYGDPDFVYAVARFVMETGGEPIHCLATNGTPAWEAEMKELLASSPFGKDGQVWAGKDLWAMRSLLFTEPVDLLIGNSYGKYLERDTDTPLIRLMFPIFDRHHHHRFPLMGYQGGLRVLTTILDKIFDKLDRETIKVGVTDYSYDLTR
- the nifD gene encoding nitrogenase molybdenum-iron protein alpha chain, with product MSLDYENDGALHEELIKQVLSQYPDKAAKRRKKHLSVATNGEEANEESEVLSECSVKSNIKSIPGVMTIRGCAYAGSKGVVWGPVKDMVHISHGPVGCGQYSWSQRRNYYVGTTGIDSFVTLQFTSDFQEKDIVFGGDKKLEKIIDEIEELFPLNNGISVQSECPIGLIGDDIEAVSRKKAKEHEKTIVPVRCEGFRGVSQSLGHHIANDSIRDWVFDKREVEFEADRYDVNVIGDYNIGGDAWATRILLEEVGLRVVGNWSGDATLAEVERAPKAKLNLIHCYRSMNYICRHMEEKYGIPWMEYNFFGPSQIEASLRKIAKHFGPTIEDKTEAVIAKYRPLVDEVVDKYWPRLEGKTVMLYVGGLRPRHVITAYEDLGMVIVGTGYEFAHNDDYQRTGHYVKNGTLIYDDVTGYELEKFIEGIRPDLVGSGIKEKYPVQKMGIPFRQMHSWDYSGPYHGYDGFAIFARDMDLAINNPVWDLYDAPWKKKALPPIAVAAE
- the nifH gene encoding nitrogenase iron protein; this encodes MSDLRQIAFYGKGGIGKSTTSQNTLAALVDLGQKILIVGCDPKADSTRLILNSKAQDTVLHLAAEEGSVEDLELEDVLKVGYRGIKCVESGGPEPGVGCAGRGVITSINFLEENGAYDDVDYVSYDVLGDVVCGGFAMPIRENKAQEIYIVMSGEMMALYAANNIAKGILKYAHSGGVRLGGLICNERQTDRELDLSEALAAKLNSKLIHFVPRDNIVQHAELRKMTVIQYAPDSKQAGEYRALAEKIHANSGQGTVPTPITMEELEDMLLDFGIMKTDEQMLAELQAKEGKLAVAH